A window of Streptomyces caniferus contains these coding sequences:
- a CDS encoding alpha/beta hydrolase gives MPTSAIRLVRFAGRLLLALAAVVMLVVVFLALIALTDGAGSGLAAWLPTLGVGAVLATWRGRRGTWPARLVPFLPVAVAAALTASVCIPTVSTARRYPPALPFVTTQHWSLTTGSRVAVYHYPPAHPSPRHPIPLVYLNGGPVRGISVLDHRFLQLLARQGYDLYAYEQAGGGRSDLLPMSQYTISRPVSDLAAFIDRLNKGKVDILGFSSGGAVLTRALADPSVAGRLHRAIIAEPGPMDGPTAHITGHKGRKSARGLAPAPTGPRSTHVPRYAVAFGLMRLGLLSPDTGLIGQAEGDNAFTAADLGSDTASAYCARDAHRIPAEDTAQNFSFSPAASLRIQQTVKDSPSIASQLRQSRTPAMLMIAECSSQIRQWETTVLANDPAIQRTQYMPGVGHHMWNGLDDNNDRAAAVITAFLQDKPAPLPNYPTRDEIPTFLRDHE, from the coding sequence ATGCCCACGTCCGCCATACGTCTTGTCCGCTTCGCCGGACGCTTACTGCTGGCCCTGGCCGCCGTCGTGATGCTGGTTGTCGTCTTTCTCGCGCTGATCGCCCTCACGGACGGGGCAGGCTCGGGGCTCGCCGCATGGTTGCCGACCCTTGGAGTCGGGGCTGTCCTCGCGACGTGGCGGGGCCGGCGCGGCACTTGGCCGGCGCGGCTCGTGCCGTTCCTGCCGGTGGCTGTCGCGGCGGCGTTGACGGCATCGGTCTGCATCCCGACCGTGTCGACGGCCCGGCGGTACCCGCCCGCGCTACCCTTCGTGACCACGCAACACTGGAGCCTGACCACGGGCAGCCGGGTCGCGGTGTACCACTACCCGCCCGCGCACCCCAGCCCCCGGCATCCCATCCCGCTCGTGTACCTCAACGGCGGACCGGTCCGCGGCATCTCGGTACTCGACCATCGATTCCTGCAACTCCTGGCCCGCCAGGGCTACGACCTCTACGCCTACGAACAGGCCGGCGGCGGACGAAGCGACCTGCTCCCCATGAGCCAGTACACGATCTCCAGGCCGGTCAGCGACCTTGCCGCCTTTATCGACCGCCTGAACAAAGGCAAGGTCGACATCCTCGGATTCTCTTCAGGCGGGGCCGTGCTCACCCGAGCCTTGGCCGACCCGAGCGTCGCCGGACGCCTGCACCGGGCGATCATCGCCGAGCCCGGCCCCATGGATGGCCCTACCGCACACATCACCGGGCACAAGGGCCGAAAATCCGCACGCGGCCTCGCGCCGGCCCCGACCGGACCGCGATCGACACACGTCCCCCGGTACGCCGTGGCATTCGGCCTCATGCGGCTCGGACTCCTCAGCCCCGACACCGGACTGATCGGACAGGCCGAAGGCGACAACGCCTTCACCGCCGCAGACCTCGGCAGCGACACCGCATCCGCATACTGCGCGCGCGACGCGCACCGCATCCCCGCCGAGGACACCGCACAAAACTTCTCCTTCAGCCCCGCCGCCAGTCTCCGCATCCAGCAGACGGTCAAGGACTCACCCTCCATCGCCTCACAACTGAGGCAGTCCCGGACCCCCGCGATGCTGATGATCGCCGAGTGCTCCTCCCAGATCCGTCAATGGGAGACCACCGTCCTTGCCAATGACCCCGCCATCCAGCGCACGCAGTACATGCCCGGAGTCGGACACCACATGTGGAACGGCCTGGACGACAACAACGACCGGGCCGCCGCCGTCATCACCGCGTTCCTTCAGGACAAGCCAGCACCCCTGCCGAACTACCCGACCCGCGACGAGATCCCTACCTTCCTGCGCGATCACGAATGA
- a CDS encoding site-specific integrase, with protein sequence MKGSTHRRCYCRDPKSGKPLGKKCPKLTSRKHGSHSIRQELPPLEDGTRRSFSRAGYESLKAAQADLDHIRALLGLSDADDPEGLAQIAELLEKVADEKAPLPNVEETRRRLSHGLDLTSRLTVGDWLDMWLAGKKGRPSAISRDEGNIRLHLKPRIGHLRLDRLRVSHLSAMFEAIAEANVDITEGNATRRRAIEDLAEIPWKGRAHRARRQVLKAVIAEMGPFRRIVTPATRQRIRSTLRAALNAAIAQQLITFNPAAHVELEAGKRPKALVWTEECILHWKRTGEKPSPVMVWTPEHTGLFLDHVAEDRLYALWHLIVFRGLRRGEACGQRWTDTHLDDGRITVAKQLVVHGWEVYEDDPKTDAGARTIALDSDTVRALKRHRIQQDADREEWGSAWAETGRVFTKENGEMLHPANVTRRFIELCEEIDLPPIRLHDLRHGAATLAHAAGADLKDIQEMLGHSSIAITADTYTSLLPETDRAIAEAAARLVPRARPTKPTTATEVDVEPDEQPGIEPEAVTNGAGKSTAERGPAAPSAHAPRTQTAPDEESEAE encoded by the coding sequence TTGAAGGGCTCCACCCACCGCCGCTGCTACTGCCGCGACCCCAAGAGCGGCAAACCGCTCGGCAAGAAGTGCCCCAAGCTCACCAGCCGCAAGCACGGCTCGCACTCCATACGCCAGGAACTCCCGCCCCTCGAGGACGGCACCCGACGCTCCTTCAGCCGCGCCGGCTACGAGTCCCTCAAGGCCGCACAGGCCGACCTCGACCACATACGCGCCCTGCTCGGGCTCTCCGACGCCGACGACCCCGAGGGCCTGGCCCAGATCGCCGAGCTGCTGGAGAAGGTGGCCGACGAGAAGGCGCCCCTGCCGAACGTCGAAGAGACCCGGCGCCGCCTCAGCCACGGCCTGGACCTGACCAGCCGCCTCACCGTCGGCGACTGGCTGGACATGTGGCTGGCGGGCAAGAAGGGGCGACCGAGTGCCATCAGCCGCGATGAGGGCAACATCCGCCTCCACCTCAAGCCGCGGATCGGGCACCTCCGCCTTGACCGTCTTCGCGTCAGCCACCTGTCGGCGATGTTCGAGGCCATCGCCGAGGCTAACGTCGACATCACCGAGGGAAATGCCACCCGCCGCAGGGCGATTGAGGACCTTGCCGAGATTCCCTGGAAGGGGCGCGCCCACCGCGCCCGCCGCCAGGTGTTGAAGGCTGTCATCGCCGAGATGGGTCCCTTCCGCCGCATCGTCACTCCGGCCACGCGTCAGCGCATCCGCTCCACGCTGCGGGCCGCGTTGAACGCTGCGATCGCCCAGCAACTGATCACCTTCAACCCGGCCGCCCACGTCGAGTTGGAGGCTGGCAAGCGCCCCAAGGCGCTGGTGTGGACAGAAGAGTGCATCCTTCACTGGAAGCGCACCGGCGAGAAGCCCTCGCCCGTGATGGTCTGGACGCCGGAGCACACCGGCCTCTTCCTCGACCACGTCGCGGAGGACCGCCTCTACGCGCTGTGGCACCTGATCGTCTTCCGTGGACTGCGGCGAGGCGAAGCGTGCGGGCAGAGGTGGACCGACACGCACCTCGACGACGGCCGCATCACCGTCGCCAAGCAACTCGTCGTGCACGGCTGGGAGGTGTACGAGGACGATCCCAAGACCGACGCGGGCGCTCGGACGATCGCGCTCGACTCAGACACGGTCCGGGCCCTCAAACGGCACCGCATCCAGCAGGACGCGGACCGCGAGGAGTGGGGCAGCGCCTGGGCGGAGACCGGACGCGTCTTCACCAAGGAGAACGGCGAGATGCTCCACCCCGCCAACGTCACCCGCCGCTTCATCGAGCTGTGCGAGGAGATCGACCTCCCGCCGATCCGGCTCCACGACCTGCGCCATGGGGCGGCCACCCTCGCCCACGCGGCCGGCGCCGACCTGAAGGACATCCAGGAGATGCTCGGCCACTCCTCGATCGCCATCACGGCGGACACCTACACGAGCTTGCTGCCGGAGACCGACCGGGCAATCGCCGAGGCCGCCGCCCGCCTCGTCCCCCGCGCACGCCCGACGAAGCCGACCACCGCGACCGAAGTGGACGTCGAACCGGACGAACAACCCGGAATCGAACCCGAAGCCGTGACAAACGGTGCCGGAAAATCCACGGCTGAGCGCGGCCCTGCTGCCCCATCCGCTCACGCACCGCGCACGCAAACGGCCCCGGACGAGGAGTCCGAGGCCGAATAG
- a CDS encoding DUF3631 domain-containing protein, with translation MEHAGSEPYSDSDKPVWPPVAVPGQPSVAPSVPSPEEPSTVIPDPAPVSEGEQVLTELREQIRRYVVLPSEEAFTAVTLWVAATHLQTAWQHAPRLAVVGPAKRCGKSRLLDVITESVHDPLITVNASAAAVFRSITDTPPTLLVDEADTLFGSVKVAEKNEEMRGLLNAGHQRNRPTLRVSGPNHEVAKFPTFAMAALAGIGDLPDTIMDRSIVIRMRRRRPGEKVAEFRTFRDTPALHALRDRFAAWLAPLHADAMELTPTMPVEDRAADTWQPLVSIADLAGGQWPDLARTACRVMAKHEAEHDQDSSSLGIRLLADIRRAFATEGNPPALRTGRLLDILNQDDETPWPEHTANGLTPRGLQILLKEYGISSATRRFHGNVQAKGFTRLQFADSWARYCPEPTPESTTGG, from the coding sequence GTGGAACATGCGGGATCCGAGCCCTATTCCGACTCCGACAAGCCCGTATGGCCGCCTGTCGCCGTCCCCGGCCAGCCGAGTGTCGCCCCTTCTGTGCCGTCACCGGAAGAGCCGTCCACCGTCATACCCGACCCCGCCCCGGTCTCCGAGGGGGAGCAGGTGCTGACGGAACTGCGGGAGCAGATCCGTCGGTACGTCGTGCTGCCGAGCGAGGAAGCCTTCACGGCGGTAACCCTGTGGGTGGCGGCGACCCATCTGCAGACGGCGTGGCAGCACGCTCCGAGGCTGGCCGTCGTGGGGCCGGCCAAGAGGTGCGGCAAGTCGCGGCTCCTGGACGTGATCACCGAGAGCGTCCATGACCCGCTGATCACGGTCAATGCCTCGGCTGCCGCGGTGTTCCGGTCGATCACGGACACCCCGCCGACCCTGTTGGTCGACGAGGCCGACACGCTCTTCGGCTCCGTGAAGGTCGCGGAGAAGAACGAAGAGATGCGCGGTCTGCTCAACGCGGGACACCAGCGGAACAGGCCCACCCTCCGGGTCTCTGGCCCCAACCACGAGGTCGCGAAGTTTCCCACCTTCGCGATGGCAGCCCTCGCGGGCATCGGCGACCTGCCCGACACGATCATGGACCGGTCGATCGTCATCCGGATGCGGCGCCGCAGGCCGGGCGAGAAGGTGGCGGAGTTCCGCACCTTCCGCGACACCCCGGCCCTCCACGCGCTGCGCGACCGGTTCGCCGCCTGGCTGGCACCTCTCCACGCCGACGCGATGGAGCTGACACCGACCATGCCGGTCGAAGACCGCGCGGCTGATACCTGGCAGCCGCTGGTGTCCATCGCCGACCTCGCCGGGGGCCAGTGGCCCGACCTCGCCCGCACCGCCTGCCGCGTCATGGCCAAGCACGAGGCTGAGCACGACCAGGACAGCAGCAGCCTGGGCATCCGCCTCCTGGCCGACATCCGCCGCGCCTTCGCCACAGAGGGCAATCCACCGGCGCTCCGCACCGGTCGTCTCCTCGACATCCTCAACCAGGACGACGAGACGCCCTGGCCGGAGCACACCGCCAACGGCCTCACCCCTCGTGGCCTGCAGATCCTGCTCAAGGAGTACGGCATCAGCTCGGCCACCCGTCGCTTCCACGGCAACGTCCAAGCCAAGGGCTTCACCCGCCTGCAGTTCGCCGACTCCTGGGCGCGCTACTGCCCCGAGCCCACGCCGGAATCCACGACCGGCGGCTGA
- a CDS encoding ABC transporter ATP-binding protein → MATVTYDQATRIYPGSDKPAVDKLDIAIEDGEFLVLVGPSGCGKSTSLRMLAGLEDVDGGAIRIGDRDVTHLPPKDRDIAMVFQNYALYPHMTVADNMGFALKIAGVPKAEIRQKVEDAAKILDLTEYLGRKPKALSGGQRQRVAMGRAIVREPQVFLMDEPLSNLDAKLRVQTRTQIAGLQRRLGITTVYVTHDQVEAMTMGDRVAVLKDGLLQQIDSPRSMYDRPANLFVAGFIGSPAMNLVEVPITDGGVKFGNSVVPVNREALSAAADKGDRTVTVGVRPEHFDIVEQNGAAAKSLSKEAADAPAGLAVTVNVVEELGADGYVYGTAEVGGELKDLVVRVNGRQVPDKGTRLHVVPRAGETHVFSTSSGERLTD, encoded by the coding sequence ATGGCTACGGTCACGTATGACCAGGCAACCCGCATCTACCCGGGTTCCGACAAGCCCGCCGTCGACAAACTGGACATCGCCATCGAAGACGGCGAATTTCTTGTCCTGGTCGGCCCCTCCGGATGCGGCAAATCCACCTCGCTGCGGATGCTCGCGGGGCTGGAGGACGTCGACGGAGGCGCCATCCGCATCGGGGACCGCGATGTCACCCACCTTCCGCCGAAGGACCGGGACATCGCCATGGTGTTCCAGAACTACGCGCTGTACCCGCACATGACGGTCGCCGACAACATGGGCTTCGCGCTCAAGATCGCCGGTGTGCCGAAGGCCGAGATCCGGCAGAAGGTGGAGGACGCGGCCAAGATCCTGGACCTCACGGAGTACCTGGGGCGCAAGCCCAAGGCGCTGTCCGGCGGTCAGCGGCAGCGGGTCGCGATGGGGCGGGCGATCGTCCGGGAGCCGCAGGTCTTCCTCATGGACGAGCCGCTGTCCAACCTGGACGCCAAGCTCCGCGTCCAGACCCGTACGCAGATCGCGGGGCTGCAGCGCCGGCTCGGGATCACGACGGTCTACGTCACCCACGACCAGGTCGAGGCCATGACCATGGGCGACCGGGTGGCCGTGCTCAAGGACGGCCTGCTCCAGCAGATCGATTCGCCGCGGAGCATGTACGACCGGCCGGCGAACCTCTTCGTGGCGGGGTTCATCGGCTCGCCGGCCATGAACCTGGTCGAGGTGCCGATCACGGACGGCGGTGTGAAGTTCGGCAACAGCGTCGTCCCGGTCAACCGTGAGGCGCTGTCCGCGGCCGCCGACAAGGGCGACCGGACCGTGACGGTCGGCGTCCGCCCCGAGCACTTCGACATCGTCGAGCAGAACGGCGCCGCCGCCAAGTCGCTGTCCAAGGAGGCCGCCGACGCACCGGCCGGTCTGGCCGTCACGGTCAATGTCGTCGAGGAGCTCGGCGCCGACGGCTATGTGTACGGCACCGCGGAGGTCGGCGGAGAGCTCAAGGACCTCGTCGTACGGGTCAACGGCCGCCAGGTTCCCGACAAGGGCACCCGGCTGCACGTCGTGCCGCGGGCGGGCGAGACGCACGTCTTCTCCACGTCGTCCGGGGAGCGCCTCACCGACTGA
- a CDS encoding helix-turn-helix domain-containing protein has translation MTQHGSDDDEDDFPEWEDRIKANVAGEVRRRRKEMGWSAQDLADQCERLGHPIPRNVIANMESGRRASLPLVDVMVLAAALETYPACLIFPVGYVDQTQELPFQDLVPTWDALRRFTGEQEVPGYDAGLVPDFEAHASLVRTALAALDEEEQARFAVKTATSRAQQEEAERKRTTYADQAISAKYNLRHLRRDLRDDGATPPDLPPALNDVDPPEADANATPEGRL, from the coding sequence GTGACACAACACGGTAGCGATGATGATGAGGACGACTTCCCCGAGTGGGAGGACCGGATCAAGGCCAACGTGGCCGGCGAAGTCCGGCGGAGAAGGAAGGAGATGGGGTGGAGCGCTCAGGATCTGGCCGACCAGTGCGAGCGGCTCGGGCATCCCATCCCGCGCAACGTGATCGCCAACATGGAGTCCGGACGCCGGGCCAGCCTCCCGCTGGTGGACGTCATGGTCCTGGCAGCCGCCCTGGAGACCTACCCGGCATGCCTGATCTTCCCCGTCGGGTACGTCGACCAGACCCAGGAATTGCCGTTCCAGGACCTCGTGCCCACCTGGGACGCCCTGCGGCGCTTCACCGGCGAGCAGGAAGTGCCCGGCTACGACGCGGGCCTCGTGCCCGACTTCGAAGCTCACGCCAGCCTCGTACGCACCGCCTTGGCCGCACTCGATGAAGAAGAGCAGGCACGGTTCGCGGTCAAGACGGCAACCAGCCGTGCCCAGCAGGAAGAAGCCGAGCGCAAGCGGACCACGTACGCCGACCAGGCCATCTCGGCCAAGTACAACCTCCGCCACCTCCGTCGGGACCTCCGCGACGACGGAGCCACCCCGCCCGACCTGCCACCCGCGCTCAACGACGTCGACCCACCCGAAGCCGACGCCAACGCCACCCCGGAGGGACGCCTTTGA
- a CDS encoding helix-turn-helix domain-containing protein, with product MLTRCGYRTSGACPVAGSGLTLGKTIAKARRRKGWLQRDLAALIGRSESWVSQVERDVIPVNSLEALRQISDALDISLAELLAVEPTPGRPPVSARRRTGSTRVDRNLGPEEGDDPVRRRELLAAAAVVFTTPLAGATPAEASTLAPLEDHLLYGAATVPKRSEVSPAASLPR from the coding sequence ATGCTCACTCGATGCGGATACAGGACTTCGGGGGCGTGCCCAGTGGCGGGGAGCGGACTGACACTCGGTAAGACGATCGCCAAGGCGCGCAGGCGCAAGGGGTGGCTGCAGCGGGACCTGGCTGCGTTGATCGGCCGGTCGGAGAGTTGGGTGTCTCAGGTCGAGCGGGATGTGATCCCGGTCAACAGCCTGGAGGCCCTGCGTCAGATCTCCGATGCCTTGGACATTTCGCTGGCTGAACTGCTTGCTGTCGAGCCGACACCTGGACGACCGCCGGTATCGGCTCGGCGTCGGACCGGCTCGACTAGGGTTGATCGCAATCTTGGTCCGGAGGAGGGTGACGACCCCGTGCGACGCCGCGAACTTCTGGCCGCTGCGGCGGTGGTCTTTACTACCCCCCTGGCCGGTGCCACCCCGGCCGAGGCCAGCACTCTCGCGCCGCTGGAAGATCATCTGCTCTACGGCGCCGCCACCGTGCCCAAGCGCAGTGAGGTGTCACCGGCGGCGTCGCTGCCGCGGTGA
- a CDS encoding TetR/AcrR family transcriptional regulator: MGRPRTNDEAVKERLVECATEMLATRPRESLTLRAVAAAAEASTTAVYSLFGGKDGLIGAVRDRAVAGLFQDLSATKTSADPLADLYALAVAYRRWGRGHSHLYTVLFGGVQSFDPSGEVGASDPIRPLLAAIDRALAASILVGEATSIALSIWATLHGLVTLELAGALDAATAEAAFRSTIHATLRGWMTPSVFRSLRQAALAH; this comes from the coding sequence GTGGGTAGGCCGAGAACAAACGACGAGGCCGTCAAAGAGCGGCTTGTGGAGTGCGCGACCGAGATGCTTGCCACCCGTCCGCGGGAGTCGCTCACGCTCCGCGCCGTGGCCGCTGCTGCCGAGGCGTCGACGACGGCGGTGTATTCCTTGTTCGGCGGTAAGGACGGGCTGATCGGTGCGGTGCGCGACAGAGCCGTCGCCGGCCTGTTCCAGGACCTGTCGGCGACGAAGACCTCCGCGGACCCTCTCGCCGACCTCTACGCGCTGGCCGTCGCCTACCGTCGTTGGGGGCGCGGACACAGTCACCTGTACACGGTGCTGTTCGGTGGTGTGCAGTCCTTCGACCCGTCGGGGGAGGTCGGTGCCAGTGACCCGATCCGTCCGCTCCTCGCGGCGATCGATCGCGCGTTGGCGGCGTCCATCCTCGTCGGCGAGGCAACGTCGATCGCCCTGTCGATCTGGGCCACCCTGCACGGACTGGTGACTCTCGAACTGGCCGGAGCCCTCGACGCCGCCACGGCCGAGGCCGCATTCCGCTCGACGATTCACGCCACGCTGCGCGGATGGATGACCCCATCGGTGTTCCGCAGCCTTCGCCAAGCCGCACTCGCTCACTGA
- a CDS encoding nucleotidyltransferase family protein: MTGAQHPHPTQAVVLAGGQGSRLRPYTDDRPKPMVEIPGTGTPIIGHQLNWLASEGVTDVVVSCGHLAGVLQEWLDRTQLPLRVTTVVETEPLGRGGGLKYAAGSLPRPDEPWYATNGDIWTRFPLREMAAFHHERDAEATLALARPRIPWGAVETDAFGHVLDFIESPPSPYLINAGVYVFSAAFTELLPDRGDHERTTFPRLARERRLAGFPLPQGAYWRAIDTAKDLTEAAEELNAHGR; encoded by the coding sequence ATGACAGGTGCCCAGCATCCTCACCCCACGCAGGCCGTGGTCCTGGCCGGCGGCCAGGGCTCACGTCTCCGCCCGTACACCGACGACCGCCCCAAGCCGATGGTCGAGATTCCCGGCACCGGGACCCCGATCATCGGCCACCAGCTGAACTGGCTGGCCTCGGAAGGCGTCACGGACGTCGTCGTCTCCTGCGGACACCTCGCCGGGGTACTCCAGGAATGGCTGGACCGCACCCAACTGCCGTTGCGCGTCACGACCGTTGTCGAGACCGAGCCGCTGGGCCGCGGCGGCGGCCTCAAGTACGCGGCCGGCTCCCTCCCCCGCCCGGACGAGCCCTGGTACGCCACCAACGGCGACATCTGGACCCGCTTCCCGCTCCGCGAGATGGCCGCCTTCCATCACGAGCGCGACGCCGAGGCCACCCTCGCGCTGGCCCGCCCCCGCATCCCCTGGGGCGCCGTGGAGACCGACGCGTTCGGCCACGTCCTGGACTTCATCGAGTCGCCGCCCTCGCCGTATCTCATCAACGCCGGCGTCTACGTCTTCTCCGCGGCCTTCACGGAGCTGCTCCCCGACCGCGGCGACCACGAGCGCACCACCTTCCCGCGCCTCGCCCGCGAACGCCGCCTGGCCGGCTTTCCGCTGCCGCAGGGCGCCTACTGGCGCGCCATCGACACCGCCAAGGACCTCACCGAGGCCGCCGAGGAGCTGAACGCACACGGGCGTTGA
- the rlmB gene encoding 23S rRNA (guanosine(2251)-2'-O)-methyltransferase RlmB has protein sequence MAGNSQRRNRRTSNKKGAQVGSGGKRRRSLEGKGPTPPASARKGHVKNRVANAQARQAASRRPAPRRGGAKGTAELVVGRNPVFEALRDGVPATTLYVQQFIDTDERVRAALQLASERGDINLMEAPRPELDRMTNGLNHQGMVLQVPPYDYAHPEDLAAAAFDEGDDPLIVALDGVTDPRNLGAVVRSVCAFGGHGVVVPERRAAGMTAGAWKTSAGTAARTPVARATNLTRTLESYQKAGLTVVGLAADGEMELQDVAALDGPVVIVVGSEGKGLSRLVGETCDVRVRIPMPGGAESLNAGVAAGVVLWEAARRRG, from the coding sequence ATGGCCGGCAACAGCCAGCGCAGGAACCGCCGCACGTCCAACAAGAAGGGCGCGCAGGTCGGCAGCGGCGGCAAGCGGCGCCGGAGCCTGGAGGGCAAGGGCCCGACCCCGCCCGCCTCCGCTCGCAAGGGACACGTCAAGAACCGCGTCGCCAACGCCCAGGCGAGGCAGGCCGCCTCGCGCCGCCCGGCTCCGCGCCGCGGTGGCGCCAAGGGCACCGCCGAGCTGGTCGTCGGCCGTAACCCGGTCTTCGAGGCGCTGCGCGACGGCGTGCCCGCGACCACTCTCTACGTCCAGCAGTTCATCGACACCGACGAGCGGGTGCGCGCCGCGCTCCAGCTCGCCTCGGAGCGCGGCGACATCAACCTGATGGAGGCGCCGCGCCCCGAGCTGGACCGGATGACCAACGGCCTCAACCACCAGGGCATGGTCCTGCAGGTCCCGCCGTACGACTACGCCCACCCCGAGGACCTGGCCGCGGCCGCCTTCGACGAGGGTGACGACCCGCTGATCGTCGCGCTCGACGGCGTCACCGACCCGCGCAACCTCGGCGCGGTCGTCCGTTCCGTGTGTGCCTTCGGCGGCCATGGCGTGGTCGTGCCGGAGCGCCGGGCGGCCGGTATGACGGCCGGTGCGTGGAAGACCTCGGCCGGCACCGCGGCCCGTACGCCGGTCGCGCGCGCCACCAACCTGACCCGGACGCTGGAGTCGTACCAGAAGGCCGGCCTGACGGTCGTCGGTCTGGCCGCGGACGGCGAGATGGAGCTGCAGGACGTCGCGGCGCTGGACGGCCCGGTCGTCATCGTGGTCGGCAGCGAGGGCAAGGGCCTGTCGCGACTGGTCGGCGAGACCTGTGACGTCCGGGTGCGGATCCCGATGCCGGGCGGCGCGGAGTCGCTGAACGCCGGTGTCGCGGCCGGCGTCGTCCTGTGGGAAGCGGCGCGCCGCCGCGGCTGA
- a CDS encoding DoxX family protein, whose protein sequence is MSVDTRTPRTPTGGRSPGFDDEPGLSSVKVPCDPAQVIVNHASFRVQLAPPAARGALSDTARIPVIRGSAAGARRRAPVVWSGRTEPGGTAGATTQLLHAVRNAGIGLDGGQAEDVGTTQVLPRVRLGDAAPAQTVIGQRGPTDSAGPLLRGVRPVGSAYGDTYRDHPYRGSYGNRGPADDDYDDDRFEAPDGYDPGAKRRGTDSVRHAYYPGRRMNLGVVLLPLRIFLGLISVYAGMGKLCDPVYFDGGERGSMVKWLLSLDPWALAVPLRDFAVSHPVGAGLTVAFLQVVVGVLTICGLWQRVAASIGALLSAALLMTVTWRTVPAYDAPDIIYLAAWSPLIIAGAPVYSMDGRLAGEAWRRLGPRVEVADLRRRVLRRGAVMTAVVAGLTLLIGSLLGGAVRSATVATVPRPGEPAINNLPGSPLPRPGKHTARPGQRHKGSAAPRPGTPSANASHKARKPGTPSASTSGTGRSTGSGSGLSQQPGATTSAPQQTVPTRAPAPTHVPTSTGGTGGGTTGTGSTGSGSSGGDSGGGSLGGLLG, encoded by the coding sequence ATGAGCGTGGACACCAGAACACCCCGCACGCCTACGGGGGGACGCTCGCCGGGCTTCGATGACGAGCCGGGCCTGAGCTCGGTCAAGGTGCCGTGCGATCCCGCGCAGGTCATCGTCAACCACGCCAGTTTCCGCGTACAGCTCGCCCCGCCCGCGGCACGCGGCGCCCTGTCCGACACCGCGCGCATCCCCGTCATCCGGGGCTCGGCCGCCGGGGCCAGACGCCGGGCGCCCGTGGTGTGGAGCGGCCGCACCGAACCGGGCGGCACGGCCGGCGCCACCACCCAACTCCTGCACGCGGTGCGCAACGCGGGCATCGGCCTCGACGGCGGCCAGGCCGAGGACGTCGGCACGACCCAGGTCCTGCCCCGGGTCCGCCTCGGCGACGCCGCCCCCGCCCAGACCGTGATCGGCCAGCGCGGCCCCACCGACTCCGCCGGCCCCCTGCTGCGCGGCGTACGGCCCGTGGGCAGCGCATACGGCGACACCTACCGCGACCACCCCTACCGCGGCTCCTACGGCAACCGCGGCCCCGCCGACGACGACTACGACGACGACCGGTTCGAGGCGCCGGACGGCTACGACCCCGGCGCCAAGCGCCGCGGCACCGACAGCGTGCGGCACGCGTACTACCCGGGCCGCCGGATGAACCTCGGCGTCGTGCTGCTGCCGCTGCGCATCTTCCTCGGCCTGATCTCCGTCTACGCCGGCATGGGCAAGCTCTGCGACCCCGTCTACTTCGACGGCGGCGAGCGGGGCTCGATGGTCAAGTGGCTGCTGTCGCTCGACCCCTGGGCGTTGGCCGTGCCGCTGCGGGACTTCGCCGTCTCGCACCCCGTCGGCGCCGGTCTGACCGTCGCCTTCCTCCAGGTCGTCGTCGGCGTCCTGACCATCTGCGGACTGTGGCAGCGGGTCGCCGCGTCCATCGGCGCGCTGCTCTCGGCGGCCCTGCTGATGACCGTCACCTGGCGCACCGTCCCCGCCTACGACGCCCCCGACATCATCTACCTCGCCGCCTGGAGCCCGCTGATCATCGCGGGCGCGCCCGTCTACTCCATGGACGGGCGGCTGGCCGGCGAGGCCTGGCGGCGTCTCGGCCCCCGCGTCGAGGTGGCCGACCTGCGACGCCGGGTGCTGCGCCGCGGCGCCGTGATGACCGCGGTGGTGGCCGGACTGACGCTGCTCATCGGCTCGCTGCTCGGCGGCGCCGTACGCTCCGCGACGGTCGCGACCGTCCCCCGCCCCGGCGAGCCCGCGATCAACAACCTTCCCGGCTCCCCGCTGCCCCGCCCCGGCAAGCACACCGCCCGCCCCGGCCAGCGCCACAAGGGCAGCGCCGCTCCCCGTCCGGGCACCCCCTCCGCCAACGCCTCGCACAAGGCCCGCAAGCCCGGCACCCCGTCCGCGTCGACCTCCGGCACGGGCCGGTCGACGGGCAGCGGCAGCGGCCTCTCGCAGCAGCCGGGAGCGACCACCAGCGCCCCCCAGCAGACCGTGCCGACCCGCGCCCCGGCGCCGACCCATGTGCCGACCTCGACGGGCGGCACCGGCGGCGGCACGACCGGTACCGGCAGCACCGGTTCCGGCAGCTCCGGCGGCGACTCCGGCGGCGGAAGCCTGGGCGGCCTCCTGGGCTGA